GGCCGGAAACGGCGCCGCCCTTGAAACCCTGATCCGCGACCACAAGGTCAACCTCCTGAGCTTTCCCGAGCCGTTGATGAACGACCTTCGCAAAATCGCCAAGGAGGTCCTGGAAGAGGAAGCCGACAAGGACGCCCAGTCTCGCAAGGTGCACGAGGCCTTCAAAAAATTCCAGGCCCAAATCGGCGTCTGGGGTTCGGTCTCCGAGTACGCCTACTACAACGTCATCGCCGACAAGTTCAGCACCTCCGCCTGATGGGCGCCGAGCCGGCACCACAAACCGTTTAAATCCGACTTACGCCCCCGCCCTCCCCGGCGGGGGCGCCTCTTTTGGGGGGCCGCAGGTCCCGCGGCCGCGCAGGCGTTGCCGGCAGCCGGCGGTCTTTTTCACCCTGAAAACCGATCCCGCCCCCGCCTCCCAAAGGCTGCCCCCAGCCCGCCTGCTACCCCGCCTCTCCTCTCCGGTTTCCCGTTAAGCTGGCGTGCGCTGCGGCCGATATGAAACGCATCGGCCGACATGACAACCGTCAGACCGCCCCGGCCGGGGGGAAAACTGGCAAAGCCCCAAAGCGCAGGCTTTGACCAGCCGTTTTGGGGCTTCACCCTTTTTTGGGCCGCCTGCTTCCGTTAGAGGTCGTCCCGCGGCGCCCGGCCATTTGCTGCGGCCTGAGAAAAGCGTTTGCTCAGGTATATTATTTTTTTGACAACCCGCCCCATTTTACTTAGTTTTTGAAAGTTTGTTACACAATTTTGATTCCCGAGGTCAATTCGTACCGTGCTACCGTCAGCCCACGCGTCTTTCTTGCCCCGGATGCTGGCAAGCGGGTTGAACCGGGGTTTAGGGTTTAAAGGAGACCATGATGAATGATTTTCTTCATTCGCTGCGCAACGCGATGGACAAAAGAAACGAGAAAAACCGACGGAATTACAATGGCAATCAGTACAACCCCGCAGACCGGCGTCGTCCCAAAGACCCCCGCTATGGCCACGGCCGCCAGTCCAACGAGAGCGGCCAGCTGACCCAGCTGGTGACCGAATTGCTGCCGGAAATCAAAAAATGTCTGGAAAACCTGGTCTCGAACCAGGACCGTCTGATCGATGCCAGCACCCAGCGGGCGGCGGTAGAGGCCCGCACGGCCGATGCGCTGGAGCAAATTGCCGGGAGCCTGAGCAAGCTGATCGACCTCCAGCAGGAAGACCCCCGAATCACCCCAGCGCTTGGGACCTTTCTCTCCCCGGCGCTGCTGCCCCTCACCCCCCGGTTGGCGTCTGCGGCGGGGCCCGACCGGGAAGCCGTCCTGGCCACCATTCGGGCCCTGCGGGAGAACGGTCTGAGTTTTTCGGCCATCGCCGCGCACCTCACCGAAAACAACATCCCGACCTTTTCCGGCAAAGGCCGGTG
Above is a window of Desulfobacteraceae bacterium DNA encoding:
- a CDS encoding recombinase family protein, with product MNDFLHSLRNAMDKRNEKNRRNYNGNQYNPADRRRPKDPRYGHGRQSNESGQLTQLVTELLPEIKKCLENLVSNQDRLIDASTQRAAVEARTADALEQIAGSLSKLIDLQQEDPRITPALGTFLSPALLPLTPRLASAAGPDREAVLATIRALRENGLSFSAIAAHLTENNIPTFSGKGRWCGQTVHKLLKQHTS